ACACCGAACCTGATCGCCGCGGAAAAGGCCCCAAGGCCGTGAACCTGCGCCTGGCCTGACAGCCACTCGCATCTGAATCAGCGAAAGCCCGGCGCCGCAGGGACGCCGGGCTTTTTCGTGTCCGCCAGCACGCTTTGTACCAAGTCTCGGTATTAGACCCAGCCGTGCCTGACGGTTCCCGATGTGCTAAGATCGTGTTCAGCTACCGTTCAGCTTCGAAGAACTAGGTTTGCAGACAAGACGGGCAAGCCATCGAGCAAACGGATCCGTCAAACCCGAAAGGATGTTTCGATGAAAAGCACTGCTAAAACACTGAGCATCACCCTGCTCGCAGCTGCCACCGCCTTCACACCACTCGTTTCGGTAGCCCATGCGGGCGGCGACAGCGATGCCTGGCAGCGTGAAACGAACGGCAGCTACAAACACAGAAGCTGGAAGCACCACAACTATCGTGGTCATGGCAAACAGCGCCATGTCTACCGTGGTCACAGCAACAAGGACGCTGTCACACTTGGCATCATCGGGCTCGGCGTTGGCGCTATTATCGGCGGCGCGATTGCCAACAGCCACAACAGTCCCCGGGTGATCCACCGCCCTGCCCCCAATGTGCGTCACTACGGCCAGCCCCGGGTTGTCAATGGCGGTGGCAGCTTCGAGCCGTGGACCCAGTCCTGGTTCCGTTACTGCTCCAACAAGTACCGGTCCTTCAACGCTTCGACCGGCACATACCGCGGTTATGACGGACGCGATCACTTCTGCGTCGTGCGCTAAGCCCGAAGCAGGCTGTGAATCCCGCAGCCACACTCAAACAACCGGCCCCGCACCCGCGGCGGCCGGTTTTTCATTGGGGCTGCGGGCCAAATCCGCCGCAGACGGGTCAGATGTCCTTCAGGAAAGGATTGGTGCGCCGCTCATCGCCGATCTTGCCGCCGGGCCCGTGGCCGCAAATGAAACCGATCTCATCGCCCAGCGGCAGCACTTTGTCGCGGATCGAGTTGATCAGGGTCTGGTGATCGCCGCCCGGCAAATCGGTGCGCCCGATCGAGCCCGCAAACAGCACGTCACCCAGATGCGCAAAACCCTGTGCGCGGTTGAAATAGATCACATGGCCCGGCGCGTGCCCCGGCGTGTGATAGACCTCGAATTCGTGGGCACCGAATGACACCTTTTCCCCGTCCTCAAGCCATTGGTCCGGCGTGACATTGCGCACCTCCATATCGAGCCCGAACATCCTGGCCTGGTCTTCGAGCCCGGAAAGCAGGGGGACATCGTCTTTGTGCGGACCGATGATCTTCACGCCAAGCGTCTCGCACAATTCGTCGGCACCGCCGGCATGATCGATGTGCCCATGGGTAAGCCAGATCGCCTCGATGGTCAGGCCGTTCTCGCTGATCGTTTGCAGGATCACGTCAACGTCACCGCCCGGATCAATCACCACGCCGGATTTGGTGTCCTCATCAAACAGCACCGTACAATTCTGCTGGAATGGGGTGACGGGAATGATTCCCGCGCGCAAATTGCCCATGATCAAGATCCCGTCTGGCTTCGACTCAGTCTGCGCAAGGTGGACGTACTGCGCTCCGATGTCACCCCCGCAATGCATCCAGCCCACCCGGCAACTGATCACCAGCCCGGATCAGACAGGCAGGCCGCCGCCCTCCTTGAGCGTATCGAGCACAATCGCCGTCTTGACGTGCTGGACCGATTCATGAGGCAACAGCACATCGCTGACGAAGGCCGACAGGCTGCGCAGGTCCGGCGTCACCACCTTCAGGATATAGTCCATTTCGCCCGTCAGCGAATAGGCCTCCAGCACCTCGGGCAGGCTGTCGATCAGCCGCGCGAAGCGCTGCGCATTGTCGCGGTTGTGCGTCGCCAGCGTCACCGTGATCAGATTGACAATGCCAACGCCGAGCTTGTCCCGGTCGAGATCGGCACGGTACCCCTTGATGAAGCCCTCATCCTCAAGCCGGCTGCGCCGCCGCGAGCATTGCGAGGCCGAAAGATTGATCTCATGGGCAAGCTCGTTGTTGGTCAGCCGGCCATCCCGCTGCAACAGCCTGAGCATTTTCCGGTCAAACTCATCCAGATGCACATAATTCTCCATTCTTCACTTACATCTACACGTTTCGTGCGCATTTAGGGCTAAACACATACGGATTGCACGCACCTTGCAGCAAATATGACGCATCATGCGCATCAGTCAACAAGCGCGGGCACTGATGATCCCGGCGACGACAAGAGGAGAGACAGAATGGGTCCGTTCCCGCACGATGCACCGCGCGCAGAAATCTCGGCCGACAACCCGGCCGGCACCAACGGTTTCGAATTTGTCGAGTTCGCCCATCCCGAGCCCGAGAAGCTCGAAGAGTTGTTTGCCCGCATGGGCTATTCCCCGGTCGCCCGCCACCGTGAGAAGGCCATCACCATCTGGCGCCAGGGTGACATCAACTACATCCTAAATGCCGAAAAAGGCTCCTTCGCAGACCGGTTTGTCGAGATCCATGGCCCCTGCGCGCCATCAATGGCCTGGCGCGTCGCCGACGCCAAACAGGCACTTGCCCACGCCGTCTCGAAGGGGGCTGAGGAATACACCGGCGACGACAAGACGCTCGATGTGCCGGCCATCGTCGGCATTGGCGGCTCGCTGCTCTATTTCGTCGACACCTGGGGCGACTCCGGCTCTGCCTATGACGCAGACTTCGAATGGCTCGGCGAACGCGACCCGAAGCCCAAAGGCGCAGGCTACTATTATCTCGACCACCTGACCCACAATGTGATCCGCGGCAACATGGACAAGTGGTGGGATTTCTACCGTGACCTGTTCAATTTCAAGCAGATCCACTTTTTCGACATCGAGGGCAAGCTAACCGGGCTGGTGTCACGCGCCATCACCTCGCCCTGCGGCCGCATCCGCATCCCGCTCAATGAATCCACCGATGACAAGAGCCAGATCGAGGAATATCTGCGCAAATACAATGGCGAGGGAATCCAGCACATCGCCGTGGGCACAGACGACATCTATTCCGCCACCGACTGGATCGCCGACAAGGGCGTGAAATTCATGCCCGGCCCGCCCGACACCTATTACGATCTTTCCAAGACCCGTGTGCATGACCATGACGAGCCCATCGAGCGGATGAAGAAGCACGGCATCCTGATCGATGGCGAAGGCGTGATCGAAGGCGGCATCACCAAGATTCTGCTGCAGGTGTTCTCCAAGACAGTGATCGGGCCGATCTTTTTCGAGTTCATCCAGCGCAAGGGTGACGAGGGCTTTGGCGAAGGCAACTTCCGCGCCCTGTTCGAATCCATCGAGGAAGACCAGATCCGCCGCGGCGTGTTCACCGACGCCGCCGAATAGGGACCGGACGTCACGTACAAACAAGAAGGCGGCGCTCCTTTCGGAAACGCCGCCTTTTTCATGCAATCAGGAAAAATCTATTCCGCCGCAGCGCGCTTGGGCTGAACCTCGGCCATATAGTCATTGACCAGGTTCTGGGTAATCTCGCCAACGGTGAATGTGTAAGGGCCGATCTCAGACACCGGCGTCACTTCCGCAGCGGTCCCGGTGAGAAAACATTGCTCGAAGCCTTCGAGTTCCTCGGGCAGGATTGCCCGCTCGATCACCTCGTAACCGCGCTGCTTTGCAAGAGCGATCACGGTACGGCGGGTGATGCCGTCAAGGAAACAGTCAGGCGTCGGTGTGTGGATCTTGCCGTCCTTGACGAAGAAGATGTTGGCGCCGGTGGCTTCAGCCACCCGGCCGCGCCAATCCAGCATCAGCGCATCGGCATAGCCGCGTTCTTCCGCGCGATGCTTGGACAGGGTGCAGATCATGTAAAGGCCCGCAGCCTTGGAGCGCGACGGTGCCGTCATCGGATCAGGACGGCGGTATTCGGCCATATCCAGCCTGATCCCCTTCATACGCTGTTCGGGATCGAAATAGCTTGGCCATTGCCAGATCGCGATGGCCAGATTGATCCGGTTCTTCTGGGCCGAAACGCCCATCATCTCCGAACCGCGCCAGGCAATCGGGCGCACATAGGCATCCTCGAGCCCCTGCCGCGCCAGAAGCTCGATGCAGGCCTGATCGATCTCGGCAACGCTGAAGGGGATCTTGAAGCCGAGGATCTCGCCGGATGTGTGAAGTCGCTCGGTATGCTCGGTCAGCTTGAAGATTTCGCCGCCATAGGCGCGTTCGCCTTCAAACACGGCACTGGCATAATGCAAACCATGGCTGAGCACATGCATCTTCGCATCTTGCCACGGAACGAATTCACCATTGTACCAGATTTCGCCGTCAAGCTGGTCAAAAGGCACGGACGCCATCGTGTTTCCTCCAGGCGGTTTCCCGCCACACTCGGTAATTGTTTGAAACCGGCCTTGCTTAGCACCGGTCGCGCGTCGAAACTTCACGCAGAAGACGGTCAATGGCAAGCCGGTGGGCCGGGCAAACTTGCCGCGCGCACGGATCGACGCTAACA
The DNA window shown above is from Hoeflea phototrophica DFL-43 and carries:
- a CDS encoding BA14K family protein; this encodes MKSTAKTLSITLLAAATAFTPLVSVAHAGGDSDAWQRETNGSYKHRSWKHHNYRGHGKQRHVYRGHSNKDAVTLGIIGLGVGAIIGGAIANSHNSPRVIHRPAPNVRHYGQPRVVNGGGSFEPWTQSWFRYCSNKYRSFNASTGTYRGYDGRDHFCVVR
- a CDS encoding MBL fold metallo-hydrolase, with the translated sequence MGNLRAGIIPVTPFQQNCTVLFDEDTKSGVVIDPGGDVDVILQTISENGLTIEAIWLTHGHIDHAGGADELCETLGVKIIGPHKDDVPLLSGLEDQARMFGLDMEVRNVTPDQWLEDGEKVSFGAHEFEVYHTPGHAPGHVIYFNRAQGFAHLGDVLFAGSIGRTDLPGGDHQTLINSIRDKVLPLGDEIGFICGHGPGGKIGDERRTNPFLKDI
- a CDS encoding Lrp/AsnC family transcriptional regulator; its protein translation is MENYVHLDEFDRKMLRLLQRDGRLTNNELAHEINLSASQCSRRRSRLEDEGFIKGYRADLDRDKLGVGIVNLITVTLATHNRDNAQRFARLIDSLPEVLEAYSLTGEMDYILKVVTPDLRSLSAFVSDVLLPHESVQHVKTAIVLDTLKEGGGLPV
- the hppD gene encoding 4-hydroxyphenylpyruvate dioxygenase, with the protein product MGPFPHDAPRAEISADNPAGTNGFEFVEFAHPEPEKLEELFARMGYSPVARHREKAITIWRQGDINYILNAEKGSFADRFVEIHGPCAPSMAWRVADAKQALAHAVSKGAEEYTGDDKTLDVPAIVGIGGSLLYFVDTWGDSGSAYDADFEWLGERDPKPKGAGYYYLDHLTHNVIRGNMDKWWDFYRDLFNFKQIHFFDIEGKLTGLVSRAITSPCGRIRIPLNESTDDKSQIEEYLRKYNGEGIQHIAVGTDDIYSATDWIADKGVKFMPGPPDTYYDLSKTRVHDHDEPIERMKKHGILIDGEGVIEGGITKILLQVFSKTVIGPIFFEFIQRKGDEGFGEGNFRALFESIEEDQIRRGVFTDAAE
- a CDS encoding branched-chain amino acid aminotransferase; the protein is MASVPFDQLDGEIWYNGEFVPWQDAKMHVLSHGLHYASAVFEGERAYGGEIFKLTEHTERLHTSGEILGFKIPFSVAEIDQACIELLARQGLEDAYVRPIAWRGSEMMGVSAQKNRINLAIAIWQWPSYFDPEQRMKGIRLDMAEYRRPDPMTAPSRSKAAGLYMICTLSKHRAEERGYADALMLDWRGRVAEATGANIFFVKDGKIHTPTPDCFLDGITRRTVIALAKQRGYEVIERAILPEELEGFEQCFLTGTAAEVTPVSEIGPYTFTVGEITQNLVNDYMAEVQPKRAAAE